One Chryseobacterium wanjuense genomic region harbors:
- a CDS encoding Bax inhibitor-1/YccA family protein, with the protein MMTDVLVAHSSDVEKASFYKKTYLHVALSILAFIGVETILLKIVPERLIIAMFAQRFAWLLIIGVFWLASILATKWSLSQSKQIQYFGLAFYVLLEAVIFLPLIYIAVVYSGAQVIYQAAMLTIAMFAGISAVAFTSKRDFSFLRNIIIIGGFISLGLIVAGMIFGFNLGLWFSVGMVILASATILYQTSKLKDSYSTNQYVGASLQLFASIMLLFWYILSILMSRRN; encoded by the coding sequence ATGATGACAGATGTTTTAGTCGCTCATTCTTCGGATGTAGAAAAGGCGAGCTTTTACAAGAAGACGTATTTACACGTTGCTTTATCGATCTTAGCATTTATCGGTGTTGAGACAATTTTGTTAAAAATTGTTCCTGAAAGATTGATTATCGCCATGTTTGCCCAGAGATTCGCATGGTTATTGATTATCGGGGTATTTTGGCTGGCTTCGATTTTAGCCACGAAATGGTCGCTTTCACAGAGCAAACAAATACAATATTTCGGCTTGGCGTTTTACGTTTTGCTTGAGGCGGTGATTTTCCTTCCGTTAATCTACATTGCGGTGGTATATTCCGGAGCGCAGGTGATTTATCAGGCTGCAATGCTTACTATTGCGATGTTTGCAGGGATCTCTGCGGTAGCTTTCACTTCAAAAAGAGATTTTTCTTTCCTTAGAAATATTATTATTATCGGAGGATTTATTTCTTTGGGATTAATCGTTGCCGGAATGATTTTCGGTTTCAACCTTGGGCTTTGGTTCTCGGTAGGAATGGTGATCCTGGCTTCTGCAACTATTTTATATCAAACAAGTAAGCTGAAAGATTCTTACAGTACGAATCAGTATGTAGGTGCTTCTTTACAGCTGTTTGCTTCGATTATGCTTTTGTTCTGGTATATCTTGAGTATTTTGATGAGCAGAAGAAACTAA
- a CDS encoding 4Fe-4S binding protein: protein MAIKITDECINCGACEPECPNNAIYEGAVDWKASEGTELKGTVTLTSGLTVDADAPQEPVSDDVYFIVTDKCTECKGFHEEPQCAAVCPVDCCVPDEDHVESEEALLNKKAFLHGE, encoded by the coding sequence ATGGCTATTAAAATAACTGATGAATGCATTAATTGTGGAGCCTGCGAACCGGAATGTCCAAATAATGCAATTTATGAAGGAGCAGTAGATTGGAAAGCTTCAGAAGGAACTGAACTTAAAGGTACGGTGACACTCACGTCAGGCCTGACAGTAGATGCAGATGCACCACAGGAACCTGTAAGTGATGATGTTTATTTTATCGTTACCGACAAATGTACCGAGTGCAAAGGTTTCCATGAGGAGCCACAGTGTGCGGCAGTTTGCCCTGTCGATTGCTGTGTGCCAGATGAAGATCATGTAGAATCGGAAGAAGCACTGCTTAATAAAAAAGCATTCTTACACGGAGAATAA
- a CDS encoding pyridoxal phosphate-dependent aminotransferase has protein sequence MSKLSDRVKRLGYSQTFVMSNKAREMKANGIDVISLTLGEPDFDVPDNIKQAAFDAINQNYSHYSPVPGFLELREAISYKLKRDNNLEYKPTQICVSNGAKQAILNVLAALLNDGDEVILPNPYWVSYDEMVKMMGGTSVMLPTSYVTDFKVTAEQLEEAITDKTKAVLFSSPCNPSGGYYTYDELKSLARVIAKYPHVTVISDEIYEYINYETTTTSIAQFPEVYEQTAVINGMSKAFAMTGWRIGYSACPEWLAKACEKIQGQMTSGANTMAQRASIVALKTDPSEYKYMIDAFKKRRDLVYDLIKEIPGFKVVLPKAAFYFFPDISHYIGKTLDGTEIKDSDDFAMFLLEKAHVGCVGGVSFGSPECIRFSYAASEEDLIEAMKRIKNLLDKFN, from the coding sequence ATGAGCAAACTTTCAGATAGAGTAAAAAGACTTGGTTACTCACAAACTTTCGTGATGTCAAATAAGGCTAGAGAAATGAAAGCCAACGGAATAGACGTTATCAGTTTAACTTTGGGCGAGCCCGATTTCGATGTTCCTGATAATATTAAACAGGCGGCTTTCGATGCCATTAATCAAAACTACAGTCACTACTCTCCTGTTCCAGGGTTTTTAGAACTTCGTGAAGCCATCTCTTACAAGCTAAAAAGAGATAATAATTTAGAATACAAACCAACACAAATCTGTGTTTCAAACGGTGCAAAACAAGCTATTTTAAACGTTTTGGCGGCACTTCTCAACGATGGTGATGAAGTGATCCTTCCCAATCCGTATTGGGTAAGCTATGATGAAATGGTGAAAATGATGGGTGGAACTTCAGTGATGCTTCCAACTTCATATGTAACTGATTTTAAAGTAACTGCCGAACAATTAGAGGAAGCTATTACAGATAAAACCAAAGCAGTTCTGTTCAGCTCGCCATGTAACCCTTCCGGTGGATATTATACGTATGATGAATTAAAATCTTTGGCAAGAGTTATTGCTAAATATCCCCATGTAACGGTAATTTCAGACGAAATCTACGAATATATCAACTACGAAACGACAACTACTTCGATAGCCCAGTTTCCTGAAGTTTATGAGCAGACAGCCGTCATCAACGGAATGTCAAAGGCTTTTGCAATGACAGGATGGAGAATCGGATATTCTGCGTGCCCGGAATGGCTGGCAAAAGCGTGTGAAAAAATCCAGGGGCAAATGACCAGCGGAGCCAACACGATGGCCCAGAGAGCGTCAATTGTAGCGTTAAAAACCGATCCTTCGGAGTATAAATACATGATCGATGCCTTCAAAAAAAGAAGAGATCTTGTTTATGATTTGATTAAAGAAATTCCTGGATTTAAAGTGGTATTGCCAAAGGCAGCATTTTATTTCTTCCCGGATATTTCTCATTATATCGGTAAAACATTGGACGGAACAGAAATCAAAGATTCTGATGATTTCGCCATGTTTTTACTAGAAAAAGCTCACGTAGGCTGCGTTGGCGGAGTTTCTTTCGGAAGCCCCGAATGCATCAGATTTTCGTATGCGGCTTCTGAAGAAGATTTAATTGAAGCGATGAAAAGAATTAAAAATTTGTTGGATAAATTTAATTAG
- a CDS encoding M16 family metallopeptidase, producing the protein MNFLKKITIATSIAAASYCGYAYGQDFQWKEATSNGYSYKYVTNDPTSARYYTLKNGLTVILSPTKKDPRIQTFIATKAGSKTDPSDHTGLAHYLEHMLFKGTDQFGSKDWAKEKPLLDQIDALYEKYNQTKDEAKRKEIYKEIDKISGEASKYAIANEYDKMMSGMGADGTNAFTSFEQTVYTEDIPANVADKFLTVQAERFRQPILRLFHTELEAVYEEKNRGLDNDPRKVYEAMFAAIFPNNNYGKQTTIGTVEHLKNPSLKAIREYFNNYYVPNNMGIIMSGDFNPDEMIAKIDKAFSYMKSKPVPEYKVGTEAPITAPIIREVYGPNPENITIGFRFPGATTKDARMLNFIGSMLTNGQAGLIDLDLIKKQKLLSAYAFPYVLKDYSVLLLQGNPTEGQSLDDVKTLLLQEIDKLRKGEFSDDLLQSIVNNEKKNVIQKYEKYNSRAESLMDEFTSDVDHKTQLAYIDEISKITKKDIMDFASKYLLDNNYVAVYKRKGEDKNIVKVDKPAITPVSVNREDQSPFLKKVNEMPESPIAPVWLDYNKDIAKNKLGSVDVLSVKNTDNSLFRLYYYFDSGKWNNKILPLAAEYLQYLGTKNKSSEDISKEFYKLASSFNVSAGNEETYVTLEGLNENFDKTVALFEDLIKNCQPDQKALDAYKTRVKKSRANAKQNKGTIMTGLRSYAQYGPQNPFNNTFSDAELDALKAEDLVNVLHDLFNFKHKVLYYGPKSGNEVTASLTPIHKVSNSLKDMPKSKTFTQIPTDKNKVLFAHYDMVQAEIFWVRNGDPYNVNTTPTVSLFNNYFGGGMGSVVFQTIRESKALAYSTYSYFSLPSKKEDKDMIMAYVGTQADKFNESTVAMNELLTTLPKSDQLFETAKSGLKKSIASERITQDGIIFSYLRAQKLGNNTDIRKNVYEQAPKLSFTDINNFHDKEMKGKNYTYCLVASQDKVSEADMKKLGEVKKLNLTEIFGY; encoded by the coding sequence ATGAATTTTTTAAAAAAAATCACAATTGCTACAAGCATAGCGGCGGCGAGCTACTGCGGATATGCTTACGGACAGGATTTCCAATGGAAAGAAGCGACATCTAACGGCTATTCGTATAAATATGTAACGAACGACCCTACTTCAGCAAGATATTATACTTTAAAAAACGGCCTAACGGTTATTTTAAGTCCGACAAAAAAAGATCCTAGAATCCAGACTTTTATTGCTACAAAGGCAGGAAGTAAAACCGATCCGTCGGATCATACAGGTCTTGCGCACTACCTTGAACATATGCTTTTCAAAGGTACGGATCAGTTCGGATCGAAGGATTGGGCAAAAGAAAAACCGCTTTTGGATCAGATCGATGCCCTTTACGAAAAATATAATCAGACGAAAGATGAAGCCAAAAGAAAAGAAATTTACAAGGAAATCGATAAAATTTCCGGTGAAGCTTCAAAATACGCCATCGCTAACGAATACGACAAAATGATGTCGGGAATGGGCGCAGATGGAACCAATGCTTTCACTTCTTTCGAACAGACAGTTTATACGGAAGATATTCCTGCCAATGTAGCGGATAAATTTTTGACGGTTCAGGCAGAAAGATTCAGACAGCCGATCCTGAGACTTTTCCATACGGAACTGGAAGCGGTTTATGAAGAAAAAAACAGAGGTCTTGATAATGATCCTAGAAAAGTATACGAAGCCATGTTTGCGGCAATTTTCCCCAATAACAATTATGGAAAACAGACCACAATCGGGACAGTTGAACATTTGAAAAACCCTTCATTAAAGGCGATCAGAGAATATTTCAACAATTATTATGTGCCTAACAATATGGGTATCATTATGTCCGGAGATTTCAATCCTGATGAGATGATTGCTAAAATTGATAAGGCATTTTCTTATATGAAATCTAAGCCGGTGCCTGAATATAAAGTAGGAACCGAAGCACCGATCACGGCTCCTATTATCAGGGAAGTTTATGGCCCAAATCCGGAAAATATCACCATCGGATTCAGGTTTCCGGGTGCAACGACGAAGGATGCAAGAATGCTGAACTTCATTGGAAGTATGCTCACCAACGGACAGGCCGGATTGATCGATTTAGATTTAATTAAAAAACAAAAATTACTGAGTGCTTATGCTTTTCCGTATGTTTTAAAAGATTATTCGGTGCTTTTGCTGCAGGGGAATCCAACGGAAGGGCAGTCTTTGGATGATGTGAAAACATTATTGCTTCAGGAAATTGATAAATTGAGAAAAGGAGAATTTTCTGATGACCTTTTGCAGTCGATTGTAAATAACGAGAAGAAAAACGTTATCCAGAAATACGAAAAATATAATTCCAGAGCAGAATCGCTGATGGATGAATTTACTTCTGATGTTGATCATAAAACGCAACTGGCCTACATCGATGAAATCTCGAAGATAACGAAGAAAGACATCATGGATTTTGCTTCCAAATACCTTCTGGATAATAATTACGTAGCAGTTTACAAGAGAAAAGGTGAAGATAAAAACATTGTAAAAGTTGATAAACCCGCCATTACTCCGGTTTCCGTAAACAGAGAAGACCAATCACCGTTCCTGAAAAAAGTAAATGAAATGCCTGAATCTCCGATTGCTCCCGTTTGGCTGGACTATAATAAAGATATTGCTAAAAATAAATTAGGAAGCGTAGATGTGCTTTCTGTAAAAAATACAGACAATTCTTTATTCAGACTATATTATTACTTCGATTCAGGAAAATGGAATAATAAAATTCTTCCTTTGGCTGCAGAATATCTGCAATATTTAGGAACAAAAAATAAATCTTCGGAAGACATCAGCAAAGAATTTTACAAACTTGCTTCCAGCTTCAATGTAAGCGCAGGAAACGAAGAAACATATGTTACTTTGGAAGGTTTAAATGAAAATTTTGATAAAACAGTAGCTTTATTTGAAGATTTAATTAAAAACTGTCAGCCCGATCAAAAAGCTTTGGATGCTTATAAAACAAGAGTGAAAAAATCTAGAGCCAATGCAAAGCAGAATAAAGGCACCATTATGACCGGATTAAGAAGCTATGCACAGTATGGCCCTCAAAATCCTTTCAATAACACCTTCAGTGATGCTGAGCTGGACGCTTTGAAAGCTGAGGATCTGGTGAATGTACTGCATGATTTGTTTAATTTTAAACATAAAGTCCTTTATTACGGTCCGAAATCAGGAAACGAGGTAACAGCTTCTTTGACACCGATTCATAAAGTTTCGAATTCATTGAAAGATATGCCGAAATCTAAAACTTTCACGCAGATCCCGACTGATAAGAACAAAGTTTTGTTTGCTCATTACGACATGGTGCAGGCGGAGATTTTCTGGGTGAGAAACGGTGATCCTTACAACGTAAATACAACGCCGACGGTAAGTTTATTTAACAATTATTTCGGTGGCGGAATGGGTTCTGTGGTATTCCAGACGATCAGAGAGTCTAAGGCTTTGGCGTATTCTACGTATTCTTATTTCTCTCTTCCGAGCAAGAAAGAGGATAAAGATATGATCATGGCTTACGTCGGAACTCAAGCGGATAAGTTCAATGAATCTACTGTTGCGATGAACGAGCTTTTAACTACGCTTCCGAAATCTGATCAATTGTTTGAAACGGCAAAAAGCGGATTGAAGAAATCTATCGCTTCCGAGAGAATTACCCAGGACGGAATTATTTTCTCTTATCTAAGAGCACAAAAGCTTGGAAATAATACAGATATCAGGAAAAATGTTTACGAACAGGCGCCTAAATTATCTTTCACAGACATTAATAACTTCCATGATAAGGAAATGAAAGGTAAAAATTATACATACTGCCTTGTCGCTTCGCAAGATAAAGTAAGCGAAGCCGATATGAAGAAACTCGGCGAGGTGAAAAAACTTAATCTGACTGAGATATTCGGTTACTAA
- a CDS encoding DUF1015 domain-containing protein: protein MPVFKPFRGIRPHKDYESTFPTHPLDNFTQEEIAEKAQVENTYINMIKPYVVSKSKDIDRNLRKIRSTFEELLDENKLVQDNSAYYLYEQIYPSKQVFRGLLGLASIEDFWSGKIKRHESTIPQKKEKLAHYLEKVNLQAEPVLLTYPANSKIELLMNHEEKNVPIFNHVDSKGIRHKIWRIDNRLKLQQFKEVIDQIDSFYIADGHHRIGSTALNAKYHKDKNKRHNGTELYNFVYSFIVSNQSIKIHDYNRVVTDLNGLSSEVFLKELEKYFLIHEKGETAYYPSQKFHLSMYLDGKFYSLHVKHDLRSKEMSLDNLDHHLLDKYIFKDILKIEDPDSSEKISYIKGTSTIEGINQIKEKIDSGEGKVGFGIFPVSFNDMIKISDLKLSMPPKCTFIEPKLVTALLMYDMKP from the coding sequence ATGCCTGTTTTTAAACCTTTCCGTGGAATAAGACCTCATAAAGACTATGAAAGCACCTTCCCTACTCATCCTTTGGACAATTTTACACAGGAAGAAATAGCGGAGAAAGCCCAAGTTGAAAACACTTACATCAACATGATAAAACCGTATGTTGTAAGTAAATCCAAAGATATTGACCGGAATCTAAGGAAAATCCGGTCGACATTCGAAGAGCTTCTGGACGAAAACAAACTCGTACAGGATAATTCGGCGTACTATCTTTATGAGCAGATCTATCCCAGCAAACAGGTTTTCAGAGGACTTCTCGGGCTGGCAAGTATCGAAGATTTCTGGAGTGGTAAAATCAAAAGACATGAAAGTACAATTCCCCAAAAGAAGGAAAAGCTGGCTCATTACCTTGAAAAAGTAAACCTTCAGGCGGAACCTGTACTGCTTACCTACCCTGCCAATTCTAAGATCGAATTGCTGATGAACCATGAAGAAAAGAATGTTCCGATCTTCAACCATGTAGATTCTAAAGGAATCAGACATAAAATCTGGAGAATCGACAACCGTTTGAAACTTCAGCAGTTTAAGGAAGTTATCGACCAGATCGACTCTTTCTACATCGCAGACGGACACCACAGAATCGGATCTACCGCGCTGAATGCCAAATATCATAAAGATAAAAATAAAAGACATAACGGTACCGAGCTTTACAATTTCGTGTACAGTTTCATAGTTTCCAACCAGTCTATTAAAATCCACGACTACAACAGAGTTGTGACCGATCTTAATGGCCTGTCGAGTGAAGTGTTTCTGAAAGAATTGGAAAAATATTTTTTAATTCACGAAAAAGGAGAAACGGCATATTACCCTTCTCAGAAATTCCACCTTTCGATGTATCTGGACGGGAAATTTTATTCTCTTCACGTAAAGCACGATCTGCGTTCAAAGGAAATGTCTCTGGATAATCTGGATCATCATCTTCTGGACAAATATATTTTTAAGGATATTTTAAAAATTGAAGATCCGGACAGTTCAGAAAAAATTTCTTATATAAAAGGAACTTCAACCATTGAAGGAATCAACCAGATCAAAGAAAAAATCGACAGCGGAGAAGGAAAAGTAGGATTCGGAATTTTTCCTGTAAGTTTTAATGATATGATTAAAATTTCAGATTTAAAACTGAGTATGCCTCCAAAATGTACATTTATCGAGCCAAAACTCGTTACTGCATTGTTAATGTATGATATGAAACCTTAA
- a CDS encoding D-2-hydroxyacid dehydrogenase yields MKVLANDGISKAGEQALKDAGIEVLDNRVAQDHVINFINENNVDVLLVRSATKVKQDVIDACPSLKIIGRGGIGMDNIDVEYAKSKGIKVINTPTASSKSVAELVFGHFFSLARFLHESNRLMPLEGETHFNAMKKSFSKAYELSGKTLGVIGFGSIGQEVVKMGIALGMKVKVLTRKPKTEVLTLSFFDGQSVNFEITSTNDMDAFLKDADFISINTPKTNEYIIDTPQFEKMKDGVYIVNTARGGVINEVALIDFIESEKVAGAALDVFEKEPNPEVLILMNPALSLSPHVGGNTVDAQEKIGVELAEQIIKLKKETIQ; encoded by the coding sequence ATGAAAGTTTTAGCTAACGACGGAATTTCGAAAGCGGGAGAACAGGCATTGAAAGATGCAGGAATTGAAGTGCTGGACAACAGAGTTGCACAGGATCATGTGATTAATTTCATAAACGAAAACAATGTAGACGTTCTTCTGGTAAGAAGTGCTACAAAGGTAAAACAGGATGTGATTGATGCTTGCCCAAGCTTGAAAATTATCGGAAGAGGAGGCATCGGAATGGATAATATCGATGTAGAATATGCAAAAAGTAAAGGGATTAAAGTCATCAATACCCCGACTGCATCTTCAAAATCGGTGGCCGAATTGGTTTTCGGACATTTCTTTTCTCTGGCAAGATTCCTTCACGAATCCAACAGATTGATGCCATTGGAAGGAGAAACCCATTTCAATGCCATGAAAAAATCGTTCAGCAAAGCGTACGAACTTTCAGGGAAAACGTTAGGAGTTATCGGGTTTGGAAGTATCGGTCAGGAAGTGGTGAAGATGGGAATTGCTTTAGGAATGAAGGTTAAAGTGTTAACAAGAAAACCTAAAACGGAAGTTCTTACGTTAAGTTTTTTCGACGGACAGTCGGTGAACTTTGAGATTACTTCCACCAATGATATGGATGCTTTCCTGAAGGATGCAGATTTTATCAGTATTAATACTCCGAAAACGAACGAATATATCATAGACACGCCTCAGTTTGAGAAAATGAAAGATGGAGTCTATATTGTAAATACTGCAAGAGGTGGAGTCATCAATGAAGTTGCTCTGATTGATTTTATAGAATCGGAAAAAGTAGCGGGAGCCGCACTGGATGTTTTTGAAAAAGAACCTAATCCGGAAGTACTTATACTTATGAATCCTGCCCTGTCACTTTCTCCGCACGTCGGAGGAAATACGGTGGATGCGCAGGAGAAAATAGGAGTCGAACTTGCAGAACAAATTATTAAGCTTAAAAAAGAAACTATACAATAA
- the serC gene encoding 3-phosphoserine/phosphohydroxythreonine transaminase, whose product MSKKHNFSAGPCILPQEVFEKSAQAILDFNGIGLSLLEISHRSKDFVAVMDEARAIVKRLMNLGDDYEVLYLGGGASLQFAMVPYNLLKVGGKAAYLDTGTWAAGAIKEAKKLGTVDVVGSSKEENYSFIPKGYTVGSEYDYFHCTSNNTIYGTQMKSFPEVDTLMVCDMSSDIFSRQLDFSKFDLIYAGAQKNMGPAGVTLVVVKKEILGKTGRENMLSMLDYSQHIAKESMYNTPPVFPVYASLLTLQHLENNGGIAAAEGRNEAKAKLLYDEIDSNPLFETFCVKEDRSLMNVSFKLIDESKKEEFDNAWKAAGISGLNGHRSLGGYRASLYNALPIESVQVLVDVMKSIK is encoded by the coding sequence ATGAGCAAAAAGCACAACTTTAGCGCAGGACCATGCATTTTACCTCAGGAAGTATTCGAAAAATCGGCACAGGCGATTTTGGATTTCAACGGAATCGGACTTTCGCTTCTTGAAATTTCACACAGAAGTAAGGATTTTGTTGCCGTAATGGACGAAGCACGTGCAATTGTAAAAAGATTAATGAATCTTGGTGACGACTATGAAGTCTTATATTTAGGAGGTGGTGCCAGCTTGCAGTTTGCGATGGTTCCTTACAATTTGCTTAAAGTGGGCGGAAAAGCTGCTTATCTTGACACAGGAACCTGGGCAGCCGGAGCTATTAAAGAAGCAAAAAAATTAGGAACAGTAGACGTTGTAGGCTCATCAAAAGAAGAAAACTACTCTTTTATCCCGAAAGGTTATACAGTGGGTTCAGAATACGATTATTTTCACTGTACGTCCAATAATACCATCTACGGAACTCAAATGAAGTCTTTCCCGGAAGTGGATACTTTAATGGTTTGTGACATGAGTTCTGATATCTTCTCAAGACAGCTTGATTTTTCAAAATTTGATTTGATCTACGCCGGAGCTCAGAAAAATATGGGGCCTGCAGGAGTCACTTTAGTAGTTGTAAAAAAAGAAATTCTTGGAAAAACAGGAAGAGAAAATATGCTTTCAATGCTTGACTATTCTCAACATATTGCTAAAGAATCGATGTACAACACGCCGCCGGTTTTCCCTGTTTATGCGTCTTTACTGACGTTACAACATTTGGAAAACAATGGTGGAATTGCCGCTGCTGAAGGAAGAAATGAAGCAAAAGCAAAACTTTTATACGACGAAATCGACAGCAATCCATTGTTTGAAACATTCTGTGTGAAAGAAGATCGTTCGTTAATGAATGTTTCTTTCAAATTAATAGACGAAAGCAAAAAAGAAGAATTCGACAACGCATGGAAAGCTGCAGGAATCAGCGGGCTGAACGGACACAGAAGTTTGGGCGGTTACAGAGCAAGTTTATACAATGCTCTACCGATTGAAAGTGTACAGGTCTTGGTGGATGTCATGAAGTCAATTAAGTAA
- a CDS encoding thioredoxin family protein, protein MYTELTEDTLQNIVNDNEKVVVQYGATWCGNCRIMKPKFKKLASENDGIPFLYVDAEKLPESRKLAKVDNLPTFAIFKNGELVNQVQTNQAESLINLFNEL, encoded by the coding sequence ATGTATACAGAATTAACAGAAGATACGCTGCAAAATATTGTAAACGATAATGAAAAAGTTGTAGTTCAGTATGGTGCAACATGGTGTGGGAATTGCAGAATTATGAAGCCGAAATTCAAGAAATTGGCATCTGAAAACGATGGTATTCCTTTCCTGTACGTAGATGCAGAAAAGTTACCGGAAAGCAGAAAATTAGCTAAAGTAGACAACTTACCAACTTTCGCGATTTTCAAAAACGGTGAATTGGTGAATCAGGTTCAGACGAATCAGGCTGAAAGTTTAATTAATTTATTTAATGAATTATAA
- a CDS encoding peroxiredoxin produces the protein MSLVGKKFPNVTVDAMSEMGDDLRINIFEEATTNQQKVLLFWYPKDFTFVCPTELHAFQEALGEFEKRNTKVIGASCDTNEVHFAWLNVSKDNGGIEGVTYPLLADTHRQLANILGIVDQDFEYNEEGEEVFTGSNVTYRATYLVDETGKIFHESVNDMPLGRNVKEYLRLIDAYTHVQKHGEVCPANWEEGKEAMKADRNSTAEYLAKN, from the coding sequence ATGTCTTTAGTAGGAAAAAAATTCCCGAATGTAACAGTAGATGCAATGTCTGAAATGGGTGATGATCTTAGAATCAACATCTTTGAAGAAGCTACAACAAACCAACAAAAAGTTCTTTTGTTCTGGTATCCAAAAGATTTCACTTTCGTATGTCCGACTGAGCTTCACGCTTTTCAGGAGGCTTTAGGTGAATTTGAAAAAAGAAACACGAAAGTAATCGGTGCTTCTTGCGATACAAACGAAGTACATTTCGCTTGGTTGAACGTATCAAAGGACAATGGAGGTATCGAAGGTGTTACTTACCCGCTTTTGGCTGATACCCACAGACAATTGGCAAACATATTGGGAATTGTTGATCAGGATTTCGAATACAATGAAGAAGGTGAAGAGGTTTTCACAGGTTCAAACGTTACGTACAGAGCAACCTATTTGGTTGACGAAACAGGAAAAATTTTCCACGAGTCTGTAAACGATATGCCTTTGGGAAGAAACGTAAAAGAATATTTAAGATTAATCGACGCTTATACTCATGTTCAGAAGCACGGTGAAGTTTGCCCTGCAAACTGGGAAGAAGGAAAAGAAGCTATGAAAGCTGACAGAAATTCTACTGCTGAATATTTAGCGAAAAACTAA
- a CDS encoding acyl-CoA reductase, which produces MNIENQVLGLTRLSDYIKEFLAKNPENYSENDSDFELLLKKSEIENPWFTLENQKFALQQWADLLTEENINNWIKEYSISKISKRVGLILAGNIPLVGFHDVMSVVLSNHIPVIKLSSKDRYMIPFLLKKWKEFSDNQVEFEFVERLENFDAVIATGSNNTARYLEYYFKNHLNIIRKNRTSIAVLKGDETTEELQLLAKDIFQYFGLGCRNVTRLFIPQDFVIDKLFENFLNYQDIINHNKYANNYEYNRAVYLLNQEKFWDNNFVMMKEDEKLFSPLSVINFSRYSSLDEVKNFIAENEENIQCVVAKEELGLNSVKLGEAQNPGLDVYADNVDTMKFLSVI; this is translated from the coding sequence ATGAATATCGAAAATCAAGTTTTAGGACTTACAAGACTTAGTGATTATATAAAAGAGTTTTTAGCAAAGAATCCGGAAAATTATAGTGAAAATGATTCTGATTTTGAGCTTTTGTTGAAGAAATCGGAAATTGAAAATCCGTGGTTTACTCTTGAAAATCAGAAATTTGCTTTGCAACAGTGGGCAGATCTGTTGACAGAGGAAAACATAAATAACTGGATTAAAGAATATTCCATCTCGAAAATCTCAAAAAGAGTAGGGCTGATCCTGGCCGGAAATATTCCATTGGTGGGATTTCATGATGTGATGTCTGTGGTATTGAGCAATCATATTCCGGTGATCAAATTATCTTCAAAAGACCGGTATATGATCCCGTTTTTATTAAAAAAATGGAAGGAATTTTCTGACAATCAGGTTGAGTTTGAGTTTGTTGAAAGATTGGAAAACTTCGATGCTGTGATTGCAACGGGAAGTAATAATACGGCGAGATATCTGGAATATTACTTTAAAAATCATTTAAACATCATCAGAAAAAACAGAACATCGATCGCTGTATTGAAAGGTGATGAAACGACAGAAGAATTGCAGCTTTTGGCGAAAGATATTTTCCAGTATTTTGGTTTAGGCTGTAGAAATGTAACCAGATTGTTTATTCCGCAGGATTTTGTAATTGACAAGTTATTTGAAAACTTTTTAAATTACCAGGATATTATCAATCATAATAAATATGCCAACAATTATGAGTACAACAGGGCAGTTTATCTTTTAAATCAGGAAAAATTCTGGGATAATAATTTTGTTATGATGAAAGAAGATGAAAAACTTTTCAGTCCGCTTTCTGTAATTAATTTTAGCAGATATTCGTCTTTGGATGAAGTGAAAAACTTTATTGCCGAAAATGAAGAAAATATTCAATGTGTTGTGGCGAAGGAAGAACTGGGATTAAACTCTGTGAAATTGGGAGAAGCTCAAAACCCCGGTTTAGATGTTTATGCTGATAATGTGGATACGATGAAATTTTTATCGGTAATATAA
- a CDS encoding DUF6952 family protein, with amino-acid sequence MKLPVIRQFYQNQTPENLEKTLEVLESFCEFRGTSEEDLNVAGELITNICGALEVHANVQNGMSEKDALNSFAQKVLGSIDK; translated from the coding sequence ATGAAGTTACCCGTAATCAGACAGTTTTATCAAAATCAGACTCCTGAAAACCTTGAAAAAACGCTTGAAGTTTTAGAAAGCTTCTGCGAGTTCAGAGGAACAAGCGAAGAGGATTTAAATGTTGCAGGAGAATTAATTACCAATATCTGCGGAGCGCTTGAAGTGCACGCCAACGTACAAAACGGAATGAGTGAAAAGGATGCCTTAAACTCATTTGCTCAAAAGGTTTTAGGATCGATTGACAAATAA